Proteins from one Phytoactinopolyspora mesophila genomic window:
- the lipB gene encoding lipoyl(octanoyl) transferase LipB produces the protein MSNVRVIQHDAPVPYEDAWAEQRRLHAARVAGEIEDTVVLLEHLPVYTAGKLTKPHERPLIDAGAPVLDVDRGGKITWHGPGQIVGYPIVALQRTYDVVAYVRRVEQLMIDVCAEFGLATERIKGRSGVWVPADQHGPARKVGAVGIRVAQGVTMHGFALNCDCDLSWYNRIVPCGISDAEVTSISRELGHPATVADVLPKVLGHLGVVQEGEPVAQEEEPVPR, from the coding sequence ATGAGCAACGTCCGGGTGATCCAGCACGACGCGCCGGTGCCCTACGAGGACGCGTGGGCAGAACAGCGACGCTTGCACGCCGCCAGGGTCGCAGGTGAGATCGAGGACACTGTGGTGCTTCTCGAACATCTTCCCGTCTATACCGCCGGCAAGCTCACCAAGCCACACGAGCGGCCCTTGATCGATGCCGGCGCGCCGGTGCTCGACGTCGACCGTGGCGGCAAGATCACCTGGCACGGACCGGGCCAGATCGTGGGCTACCCCATCGTCGCGCTCCAGCGGACCTACGACGTCGTCGCCTACGTGCGCCGCGTCGAGCAGCTCATGATCGACGTCTGCGCCGAGTTCGGGCTGGCCACGGAGCGCATCAAAGGCCGCAGTGGCGTCTGGGTGCCGGCCGACCAGCACGGGCCGGCCCGCAAGGTCGGCGCCGTCGGCATCCGGGTGGCACAGGGCGTCACCATGCACGGCTTCGCCTTGAACTGCGACTGTGACCTCAGCTGGTACAACCGCATCGTGCCGTGTGGGATATCCGATGCCGAGGTGACATCCATCTCCCGTGAACTGGGCCACCCCGCCACCGTGGCTGATGTCCTGCCGAAGGTTCTGGGGCATCTGGGTGTGGTTCAGGAAGGTGAACCCGTCGCGCAGGAGGAAGAGCCGGTACCGCGATGA